The following are from one region of the Nicotiana tabacum cultivar K326 chromosome 3, ASM71507v2, whole genome shotgun sequence genome:
- the LOC107789559 gene encoding cytochrome P450 85A1-like, which yields MAFFLVVVAVIFGLCMLSAALFRWNEIRYSNKSLPPGTMGWPLFGETTQFLQQGPSFMQNQRARYGNFFKSHILGCPTIVSMDPELNGYILINEAKGLVPGYPQSMLDILGKYNIAAVHGAAHKHMRGALLSLISPTMIRDQILPKIDEFMRSHWSNLENNVIDIQEKTKEMAFLSSLKQIAGIQSSSIAQEIMPEFFKLVLGTISLPINLPNTNYRRSFQARKNIVSILRKLIEDRRTSKKIQQDMLGFMMNEETNRYKLTDDEMIDQIITILYSGYETVSTTSMMAIKYLHDHPKALDELRKEHMAIREKKRPEDPIDYNDYKAMRFTRAVIFETSRLATIVNGVLRKTTQDMELNGYIIPKGWRIYVYAREVNYDSRFYPDAYTFNPWRWLDKSLEYQNSFLIFGGGTRLCPGKELGVAEISTFLHYFVTRYRWEEVGGDKLMKFPRVQAPNGLRIRVSTY from the exons ATGGCCTTCTTCTTAGTTGTTGTTGCAGTGATTTTTGGATTGTGCATGTTGAGTGCTGCTTTATTTAGATGGAATGAGATCAGGTACAGTAACAAAAGTTTGCCTCCTGGAACTATGGGTTGGCCACTTTTTGGTGAGACTACACAATTCCTACAACAAGGTCCAAGCTTCATGCAAAACCAGAGAGccag GTATGGGAATTTCTTCAAATCCCACATACTTGGTTGCCCTACCATTGTGTCTATGGATCCAGAGTTAAATGGATATATTCTGATTAATGAGGCAAAGGGACTGGTCCCAGGTTACCCACAGTCCATGTTAGACATTTTAGGAAAATACAATATTGCAGCTGTCCATGGTGCTGCTCACAAGCATATGAGAGGAGCATTACTATCTCTAATCAGCCCAACTATGATAAGAGACCAAATTTTGCCGAAAATTGATGAATTCATGAGATCCCATTGGAGCAATTTGGAAAACAATGTCATTGATATTCAAGAAAAGACCAAAGAG ATGGCATTTCTCTCATCATTGAAACAAATTGCTGGGATTCAATCTAGCTCAATAGCTCAAGAAATAATGCCTGAATTCTTCAAGCTTGTTCTAGGGACTATTTCACTCCCTATCAACCTTCCCAACACAAACTATCGTCGTTCATTCCAG GCGAGGAAAAACATTGTCAGCATACTGAGGAAACTAATAGAAGATAGAAGAACTTCCAAGAAAATCCAACAAGACATGCTTGGTTTTATGATGAATGAAGAAACAAATAGATACAAATTAACAGATGATGAGATGATTGATCAAATCATAACCATTTTGTACTCTGGATATGAAACTGTCTCCACTACTTCTATGATGGCCATCAAATATCTTCATGATCATCCAAAAGCTCTTGATGAACTGAGA AAAGAACACATGGCAATCAGAGAAAAGAAAAGGCCGGAGGATCCTATTGATTACAATGATTATAAGGCAATGCGATTCACACGGGCT GTGATCTTTGAGACCTCCAGGTTAGCAACAATTGTAAATGGCGTTCTTAGGAAAACCACACAGGATATGGAACTAAATG GATACATCATTCCCAAAGGATGGAGAATATATGTGTATGCAAGAGAGGTTAATTATGATTCAAGGTTTTATCCCGATGCATATACCTTTAACCCATGGAGATGGCTG GATAAGAGCTTGGAGTACCAAaattctttcttgatatttggaGGAGGTACCAGACTATGTCCTGGAAAGGAACTCGGGGTAGCAGAAATTTCTACATTTCTTCATTACTTCGTAACAAGATACAG ATGGGAAGAGGTTGGAGGAGATAAACTAATGAAATTTCCCAGAGTTCAAGCACCAAACGGTCTgcgtattagagtttcaacttaCTAA